CTGTCTTTAGTGGGCTCTGGGGCCCCGTCACCAGTGCAAGCAGAGCCTTCAGCCAGCGCTGTTTCAGGTAACTTTCCGCATTAAGTTCTCAAAACTGTGCCTTTGAGTAAACCTCTCTTCAGGAGAGGAAACTAGATTGGGAGGAGAAATTCAGGGAAGTGTCTTGGGGTCAGGGAAAGCTAAAGGAAATCAGCTGAGCTGGAATTTGGCAGGATGGTGAATGGTGATGGTGGGTAAAGAGGTGAGTTCTGTCTGGCAGGTGACAGGGACTAGCATATGATGGAAGCTTGTTACTTTTCAGTCTCTGTGAGACTCTTACAGAGATTCTGACATCTCTGACCTGTCGTTCCCCTGGGGCATTAAAACCTTCTCTTTTAAGAAtggaaaatgtatttaaattacaaaataatactgcttgttataaaaaaaaaaaaaatcaagcatgtTAGAAGTGTGACTTCCTGCCCTCCTTCCAGACACTAAGCTAGGACAGCCCTACCCCATCAGTGTCCCCATGCCACAGGCATTTTCTGAGCACTGTGCCTGGGGCTGGTCATACAGAGTCAAATGAGAGTTGCTTCCTGCCATGAAAGAGCTCTCAAGTGGGCTACAGGAAGGAACTTGAAAACAAATAACTCCAAGAAAAATTGATGAGTATAATAATAGGGTACTTGGGAAGGCTTGAGCCTGGAGCTGCAGTGGAGGCTGGCGGGGAGGAAGGCAAGGAGGCAGTCTTCCCAGAAGGGAAGTGGGCACAGGTCCTGTCCAGGTCCTCAGGGAGGCTGGGAGGCAGTGTACTTAGAGTTTCCTGCCAGCTGCTGGGGCCCAGCGTAGGTGTGCAAGTGTTAGGATGTGACCTCAGAGGCGGGTAAGTTGGGATCAGGTTGTGAAAGTGGAGAACCATTGAACATTTCTATGCCGGGGAATTGCCTCAGTTTTGTCTTCCAAAGAGAGCCGTGGCCGGCAGAGTGGGGTGCGGCAGGAACCAGTGAGTACACCTGTGTCACAGTCGCAGGTTGCCTTGCTGCTCAACAAGGGACATCATCAgtgaggatacagagaaagggcagtGCTTAGGAAGTGGCGTCAGTAGGACATGCTGCTGGTGGATGTTTGATGGTGACAGAGGTGTATGGATGGGAGCTGGAGTTTATGGAGAAACCATTCCCTGGGTAGGAAATGCAGCAGCAGAACAGGGCTTGCAAGGGCCCCAGGAGGTCAGTGTGCATTGGCGGTAGGGCAGGTTCTAGGGAGCCTTGTGGAGTGGAACTATAGGACTGGAGATGGAGTTCACTAGTTGGCAGCAAGGAGAGTGGCTGAAACTGCCCAGGTATGTAGAATGAGAGAAGAGGCCCTAAGGTGACTACCAGCAGTGAACATGTGGAAAATAGAGATCTCACTGTAGAGATGGCTCTTTAAACACCATCTCGGCCTTTAATACACACTCTAAAAAACAGTCAAAAAAACCCAACCCTTTTTAGTATCAGAAGATTGTTACCTTGACTTAATTCCAGTTTCTGCAGTGTGTGAGCAGATTCCCTTAGCAAGCCTGCTCATTtccatctccaggttcccagcaaCACGTAGATGAGAGCATTTGGGAGCGAGTGTATCTGGGGAAGCAGGTTTTGCAGGATAGGCATTGGCTGTAGGCCTGGTCCATAAAGGATTCCTGAGTTCTCAGAGATCTTTTGGAAATCAGAGGCTTTAAGTTAGAGCTGCCATGAATGATGGTGTAATAGAAAAGTAGAGTTCTCTTTAAAATCCATTCAAATCAAGATCTTGCCACAGCAGCAGAAGCTCTTGATTGTAAGGGAATTTGGGTATACATAGTCCTGCCTGCCTGTCAAGGCTCCAGGGCTGactgtgctctgtgtgtgtgtgtgtgtgtgtgtgtgtctctgactgacatgaactctcttgccttacgAGGCCATGCACCTTGGCCTAGACGGGAACAGGTCACAGCCTGTTTTTTCTTTCCCACCAGCACCACTGGAAGCCTCTGTGCAATTCAGAAGATGACCCGGGTGCGAGTGGTCGACAACAGCGCCCTGGGGAGCACCCCATACCATCGCCCCCCTCGGTGCATCCACGTCTATAACAAGAATGGGGTGGGCAAGGTGGGTGACCGGATACTGCTGGCCATCAGGGGACAGAAGAAAAAGGCGCTCATTGTGGGGCATCGCATGCCTGGCCCCCGAATGACCCCCAGGTTTGACTCTAACAATGTTGTCCTCATTGAGGACAATGGGAACCCTGTGGGGACCCGAATTAAGGTACCCATCCCCAGCAGCCTGCGCCAGAAGGAAGGAGAATATTCCAAGGTGCTGGCCATCGCTCAGAACTTTGTGTGAACAGAGCCCAGGCCTCTGGCCGCAGGGGGCATGTGGATAGAGCAGCTTCGAGAGCTGCACCTTGGCTGAGAGGAGCCGCCTGCCATGTGGCTGCTATGCGGGGTCACAGTGTTCCGTGAGACaataaatgtttttatgtatGTGTTCTTCCTGTGCTTTCTGGGATGTGGGCATGGGGTAAATGACACTGAAGCAGTTGAAAGGTGGCCAACCCGTCTGGCCACGTGTGATGACAGTCTTTGCATGGAACAGGCTGGCTGCCGGGGATGGGTCCTTGCCTTTCTGGTTTGGATCCTACGATATGAGTTCATCCAGGATCGTCAGGCTCTGGGAAACTGGTATGAATCAAATGACAATTTATAATGTACCACGCAGTCTGTCACTTTCTAACTAAAAAaggttttgttctgttttccaTCCACAGTATCCTCTCCCTGTTTTAGAGGACCTGAGGTATGGAATGGTCGTAAAGATTACTGGGTTTTGGAATTGAGCAGTGGAACAGTGGCAGCCTTTCTAAACTCGAGTATTTCTCAGAACACTCCTTTTTGCCCAGTGGCATAGGGCCTCCTCCCAGGACTGGTAGAGAAATGGACAGGTCCTTCTATTTTGAGATGACATAATCTTGGGCCTGTGCACATGATTCAGTGACAGTTTATCTTCTGATCACTTGTTGGCCTTGTTGGGAAGATTAGGAGCTCTCTTAGTGTCTTTAATGGAATCTTATCAGGTCAtttataaattcattcatttaaaatgccttgggggctgggcacagtggcacacagctCGGctcgtgaggctgaggcaggggatcctaagttcaaagtcagcctcagtaaaaatgaggcgttaagcaactcagtgaggttctgtctctaaataaaatacaaaatagggctggagatgtggctcagtggtcgagtgctcctgaattcattccctggtatcaaaaaataaaataccttgaGGTGCTTCTTAAATATTTCAATGGCCTCTGAGAGGCAGAGTAGTGTAATGGTAAAGAACACAGCTCTGTAGCCAGActgcctgggtttgaatcccatCTGTACCACTTACAATTCATGACTTTGGGCAAATTATTTTACCTTTCTGCCTcaatttcctcacctgtaaaatggggatatatTAAGGATATAATACTTGATAGGGTTGATGTGCCTGTAAGTGCTCAGAGCAGTACCTGGCAATAACAAGCACTAACTGTTCTCAGCGATTTCCTGTCCTCAGGGAGCTTACAGCTTTGCGGAGGAGACCAAGCCTACATGAATTAACTCCCCAGATGGATGCAAAACACCAAGCCTATCAAGGGCCTATGATAAAGGGTTAGATTCTCAGTGGGATTAGAGGCAGCTTCCCAAAGAAAGGGTTGCCTCAGCTAGAGTCTGAATAAGTGTTATGATGGAAGTCAAAATAGGGTTCCTAGAAGATTGGGAATGTGTAGACCAGAAATGGACAAGAGGAAccttattttgtgtgtgtatgttgggGTGGGGGGGGCGGTTATTAGGGATTAAGCCCAGGGGTGCTCACCAGTGAGCTATATTTCCtagtccttttaaaaaatttttactttgtgatatgggctcactaagttgctgaaggtaaCCTTGAACTTggctatccttctgcctcagcctcctgagcccagtGAGGAATTATTCTTAGTGATGTACATGCTCTAAATCTAGATGAGTGTAGACCTTTGTAAATAATTAATGAACTGTACCCTAGTGAAAATAAACAGATACGCATTAGCTAGGTGAGAGGAGGGGAAAGGTTTCAGGCAGAGAGAAGAGCATGTGGGTGAACCCCGGGGCAGGGACTGGGGTAAGTACCACAGACTGGAGGAAAAACCAGTGTGGCAGGAGCAGCTGAGCACGAGGCTGTGGGTTAGTCACCTTGGTGTTG
This region of Callospermophilus lateralis isolate mCalLat2 chromosome 6, mCalLat2.hap1, whole genome shotgun sequence genomic DNA includes:
- the Mrpl14 gene encoding large ribosomal subunit protein uL14m, which produces MAVFSGLWGPVTSASRAFSQRCFSTTGSLCAIQKMTRVRVVDNSALGSTPYHRPPRCIHVYNKNGVGKVGDRILLAIRGQKKKALIVGHRMPGPRMTPRFDSNNVVLIEDNGNPVGTRIKVPIPSSLRQKEGEYSKVLAIAQNFV